Proteins encoded by one window of Kribbella flavida DSM 17836:
- a CDS encoding sialidase family protein, with the protein MPTPLRLMLALVLVLPALTATTAGARPMAEPAAVVQTVLFDKGGAGYGCYRIPAIVRTKAGTLLAFAEARRTWCGDSQEIDLVMRRSTDNGRTWSAQKVVLSGTDTDPNAVATRGNPTPIVDYQTGRIVLLTTMDPGNGTDRPRTPYVQFSEDDGLTFSKARSIGGQIDDPAWGWYATGPVHGIQLTRGAHQGRLVAGTNYDVSGKHAGQLVYSDDSGETWHKGATDLRSDGLVPQEISVVEKVDGGIYAGARNNGGSAGNSRAFAVSNDGGESYVAPYAPVVGLTTPTVQGSLVRLRATDQGAKYNRILFASPADPERRRYLTIRSSFDEGRTWQTVEQGTRITSDWSGYSDMAVLGTGEIGLLYEGGTVDARDQIRFARFTETDIGHPDGASGPTTPDVSGLGNHSYLRGGTTAVAGRFGQARDLDGTDDAIQLPYAESLALGSGDFTAMAWIRYGASTASQAIFWGYGINEFSQFWLRAEPASSRIRGLITVNGSTAAVASTRAYNDNAWHHVALQRKAGTLSLWVDGAQVGSVAAPSGSISPGRPFRMYVGQRLDGLHRFDGSLDEVRIYKRALTAAEIASIRTSNVTTVPNVVLDLPLG; encoded by the coding sequence ATGCCCACACCTCTCCGCCTGATGCTTGCTCTCGTTCTTGTGCTCCCGGCGCTCACGGCGACCACCGCCGGCGCCCGTCCGATGGCCGAGCCTGCTGCCGTCGTCCAGACCGTGCTGTTCGACAAGGGTGGCGCCGGCTACGGCTGCTACCGGATCCCGGCCATCGTCCGGACCAAGGCCGGAACGCTGCTCGCCTTCGCCGAAGCGCGGCGGACGTGGTGCGGCGACTCGCAGGAGATCGACCTGGTGATGCGCCGCTCCACCGACAACGGCCGAACCTGGTCGGCGCAGAAGGTGGTGCTGTCGGGCACCGACACCGACCCGAACGCCGTGGCCACCCGCGGCAACCCGACGCCGATCGTGGACTACCAGACCGGCCGGATCGTGCTGCTGACCACCATGGATCCCGGGAACGGGACGGATCGCCCGCGCACGCCGTACGTGCAGTTCAGCGAGGACGACGGCCTGACGTTCAGCAAGGCCCGCAGCATCGGCGGCCAGATCGACGACCCGGCCTGGGGCTGGTACGCGACCGGGCCGGTGCACGGCATCCAGTTGACCCGCGGCGCGCACCAGGGCCGCCTGGTCGCCGGCACGAACTACGACGTGAGCGGCAAGCACGCCGGTCAGCTCGTCTACAGCGACGACAGCGGCGAGACCTGGCACAAGGGTGCGACCGATCTGCGCTCCGACGGACTGGTGCCGCAGGAGATCAGTGTGGTGGAGAAGGTTGACGGCGGCATCTACGCGGGCGCCCGGAACAACGGCGGCAGCGCCGGCAACAGCCGGGCCTTTGCTGTCAGCAACGATGGCGGCGAGAGCTACGTCGCGCCGTACGCGCCGGTGGTGGGGCTGACCACCCCGACGGTGCAGGGATCGTTGGTCCGGCTGCGGGCGACCGACCAGGGCGCGAAGTACAACCGGATCCTGTTCGCGTCGCCGGCCGATCCGGAACGGCGGCGGTACCTGACGATCCGGTCCAGCTTCGACGAGGGAAGGACCTGGCAGACCGTGGAGCAGGGCACCCGGATCACCAGCGACTGGTCCGGCTACTCCGACATGGCGGTGCTCGGCACCGGCGAGATCGGGCTGCTGTACGAGGGCGGCACGGTCGACGCGCGGGACCAGATCCGGTTCGCGCGGTTCACCGAGACCGACATCGGGCACCCGGACGGAGCGAGTGGGCCGACCACGCCGGACGTGTCGGGGCTCGGCAACCACAGCTACCTGCGCGGCGGGACGACGGCGGTCGCGGGCAGGTTCGGGCAGGCGCGGGACCTGGACGGCACCGACGACGCGATCCAGCTCCCGTACGCCGAGTCGCTCGCGCTCGGATCGGGCGACTTCACCGCGATGGCCTGGATCCGGTACGGCGCGAGTACCGCGAGCCAGGCGATCTTCTGGGGCTACGGGATCAACGAGTTCTCCCAGTTCTGGTTGCGAGCCGAGCCGGCCAGCAGCCGGATCCGGGGGCTGATCACCGTCAACGGCAGCACCGCGGCGGTCGCCTCGACGAGGGCCTACAACGACAACGCCTGGCACCACGTCGCTCTGCAACGAAAGGCGGGCACGCTGTCGCTGTGGGTCGACGGAGCGCAGGTGGGATCGGTCGCCGCGCCCAGCGGGTCGATCAGTCCGGGCCGGCCGTTCAGGATGTACGTCGGGCAGCGGCTCGACGGCCTGCACCGGTTCGACGGGTCGCTGGACGAGGTCCGGATCTACAAGCGGGCGTTGACGGCGGCGGAGATCGCGAGCATCCGCACCTCCAACGTCACCACTGTTCCGAACGTCGTGCTCGACCTGCCGCTGGGATAG
- a CDS encoding ATP-binding protein — protein MSAAETTEAESRRLSVDELRTLFLFESLTDEQLQWLAREGTVESIEDGIVFSEGDPAVCCYILLTGGIRMCKLSHGEEVEINRSTQRGVYAGAVTAFLGADERKAYNATMRVLEPSTFFVIGAETMATMMNQWFPMAVHLIDGFVQGMRRTNETMGERERLLALGSLSAGLTHELNNPAAAAVRAAATLRQRVAGMRSKLAMLADGTLDATKLHQIVELQEAAVERVAKAKAKEQSPMEQSDAEDALSDWLDDHDVRDSWDVAPVLAAAGLDVPWMEDVLTAVGPAYLEGAVRWLMYTIDTESLMNEIDDSVTRISTLVGAAKQYSQIDRAPFQVVDLRELLKSTLVMMSGKLQGIEVVKDFDPDLPAIPAYAAELNQVWTNIIDNAVSAMGSSGTLTLRTRRDGAYAVVEIGDTGPGIPPEIRRRIFEPFFTTKPIGEGTGLGLDISWRIVVKKHHGDLRVESEPGRTVFKITLPLDPEQEIEAQAALI, from the coding sequence ATGAGCGCCGCGGAGACCACCGAGGCGGAGTCCCGGCGGCTGTCGGTCGACGAGCTGCGCACGCTGTTCCTGTTCGAGAGCCTGACCGACGAGCAGCTGCAGTGGCTGGCGCGGGAAGGCACCGTCGAGAGCATCGAGGACGGCATCGTCTTCAGCGAAGGCGATCCAGCGGTCTGCTGCTACATCCTGCTGACCGGCGGGATCCGGATGTGCAAGCTCTCGCACGGCGAAGAGGTGGAGATCAACCGCAGCACCCAGCGCGGCGTGTACGCCGGGGCGGTGACCGCGTTCCTCGGCGCCGACGAGCGCAAGGCGTACAACGCGACCATGCGGGTGCTCGAGCCGTCCACGTTCTTCGTCATCGGCGCCGAGACGATGGCGACGATGATGAACCAGTGGTTCCCGATGGCCGTGCACCTGATCGACGGGTTCGTCCAGGGCATGCGCCGGACGAACGAGACGATGGGCGAGCGCGAGCGGCTGCTGGCGCTCGGCTCGCTGTCGGCCGGCCTGACCCACGAGCTGAACAACCCGGCCGCGGCCGCGGTGCGCGCCGCCGCGACCCTGCGCCAGCGGGTCGCCGGGATGCGGTCGAAGCTGGCGATGCTGGCCGACGGCACGCTCGACGCGACCAAGCTGCACCAGATCGTCGAGCTGCAGGAGGCCGCGGTCGAGCGAGTCGCCAAGGCGAAGGCCAAGGAGCAGTCGCCGATGGAGCAGTCCGACGCCGAGGACGCGCTGTCGGACTGGCTCGACGACCACGACGTCCGGGACAGCTGGGACGTCGCGCCGGTGCTGGCCGCGGCCGGCCTGGACGTGCCCTGGATGGAGGACGTGCTGACCGCGGTCGGCCCGGCGTACCTCGAAGGGGCGGTGCGCTGGCTGATGTACACGATCGACACCGAGTCGCTGATGAACGAGATCGACGACTCGGTCACCCGGATCTCCACCTTGGTCGGCGCGGCCAAGCAGTACTCGCAGATCGACCGGGCACCGTTCCAGGTGGTCGACCTGCGCGAGCTGCTGAAGTCCACGCTCGTGATGATGTCGGGCAAGCTGCAGGGCATCGAGGTGGTCAAGGACTTCGATCCCGACCTGCCGGCGATCCCGGCGTACGCCGCGGAGCTCAACCAGGTCTGGACCAACATCATCGACAACGCGGTCAGCGCGATGGGCTCGTCCGGCACCCTGACGCTGCGCACCCGCCGCGACGGCGCCTACGCGGTGGTCGAGATCGGTGACACCGGCCCGGGCATCCCGCCGGAGATCCGCCGCCGGATCTTCGAGCCGTTCTTCACCACCAAGCCGATCGGCGAGGGCACCGGCCTCGGGCTGGACATCTCCTGGCGGATCGTGGTCAAGAAGCACCACGGCGATCTGCGGGTGGAGTCCGAGCCGGGCCGCACGGTCTTCAAGATCACCCTGCCGCTCGACCCCGAGCAGGAGATCGAGGCCCAGGCCGCCTTGATCTGA
- a CDS encoding FAD-dependent oxidoreductase — protein sequence MTASTSRPVIITVDDDPGVSRSIARDLRRRYGEQHRVVRAETGPQALDALRELKLRGEPVALLLADYRMPQMTGIEFLEQAMDLFPLARRVLLTAYADTDAAIQAINVVDLDHYLLKPWNPPEEKLYPVVDAMLELWRTTPDPSTDETRVIGHRWSAPSFAARDFLARNAVPYRWYGVDEDESKRLLEAAGVDGSALPVVITPDGSVLVAPSESELADKVGLSTSPAEEFYDLVVVGGGPAGLGAAVYGASEGLRTVLVEQLATGGQAGQSSRIENYLGFPDGVSGAQLTDRARRQAVRFGAELLTARQVVGLESLGSARRLLFSDGSEISAHSVILATGVSYRTLQAPGVDELCGRGIYYGSATTEGPNCAGQEVYIIGGANSAGQAAVYFSNHAKRVHMLVRGPSLEATMSSYLINQIDGIENIEVHTCTQVVSCKGSEHLERMTLQNSATGQTREVDTEWMFVFIGAAPRTDWLPGDLLRDERGFVLTGPDLRGKPPGWGLEREPYHLETSMPGVFAAGDVRAESVKRVASAVGDGAMAVTLVHRYLEML from the coding sequence GTGATCATCACCGTGGACGACGATCCCGGGGTGTCCCGGTCGATTGCCCGCGACCTTCGCCGCCGGTACGGCGAGCAGCACCGGGTGGTCCGGGCCGAGACCGGTCCGCAGGCGCTGGACGCGTTGCGGGAGCTGAAGCTGCGCGGTGAGCCGGTGGCGTTGCTGCTGGCCGACTACCGGATGCCGCAGATGACCGGGATCGAGTTCCTCGAGCAGGCGATGGACCTGTTCCCGCTCGCCCGCCGGGTGCTGCTCACGGCGTACGCCGACACCGACGCCGCGATCCAGGCGATCAACGTGGTCGACCTCGACCACTACCTGCTCAAGCCGTGGAACCCGCCGGAGGAGAAGCTCTACCCGGTGGTCGACGCGATGCTGGAGCTGTGGCGCACCACCCCGGACCCGTCCACCGACGAGACCCGGGTGATCGGGCACCGCTGGTCCGCGCCGTCGTTCGCGGCCCGTGACTTCCTCGCCCGCAACGCCGTCCCGTACCGCTGGTACGGCGTGGACGAGGACGAGAGCAAGCGGTTGCTGGAGGCGGCCGGCGTGGACGGCTCCGCCCTGCCGGTGGTGATCACCCCGGACGGATCGGTCCTGGTCGCCCCGAGCGAGTCGGAGCTGGCCGACAAGGTCGGGCTGTCCACCTCGCCGGCGGAGGAGTTCTACGACCTGGTCGTGGTCGGCGGCGGTCCGGCCGGCCTCGGCGCTGCCGTGTACGGCGCGAGCGAGGGCCTGCGGACTGTGCTCGTGGAGCAGTTGGCGACGGGTGGTCAGGCCGGGCAGTCCAGCCGGATCGAGAACTACCTGGGCTTTCCCGACGGGGTCTCCGGCGCGCAGCTGACCGACCGGGCCCGGCGGCAGGCGGTCCGGTTCGGCGCCGAGCTGCTGACCGCGCGTCAGGTGGTAGGGCTGGAGTCGCTCGGCTCCGCCCGGCGGCTGCTGTTCTCCGACGGCAGCGAGATCTCGGCGCACTCGGTGATCCTGGCGACCGGCGTCTCGTACCGCACCCTGCAGGCGCCGGGCGTCGACGAGCTGTGCGGCCGCGGCATCTACTACGGCTCGGCGACCACCGAAGGCCCGAACTGCGCCGGCCAGGAGGTCTACATCATCGGCGGGGCGAACTCCGCCGGTCAGGCCGCGGTCTACTTCAGCAACCATGCCAAGCGCGTGCATATGCTGGTCAGAGGTCCCTCGCTCGAGGCGACCATGTCGTCGTACCTGATCAACCAGATCGACGGCATCGAGAACATCGAGGTCCATACCTGTACGCAGGTGGTGTCCTGCAAGGGCTCCGAGCACCTGGAGCGGATGACCCTGCAGAACAGCGCGACCGGACAGACGCGGGAGGTGGACACGGAGTGGATGTTCGTGTTCATCGGCGCGGCGCCCCGGACCGACTGGCTGCCGGGTGACCTGCTGCGCGACGAGCGGGGTTTCGTGCTGACCGGGCCCGACCTGCGCGGCAAGCCGCCGGGCTGGGGGCTGGAGCGCGAGCCGTACCACCTGGAGACGTCGATGCCGGGCGTCTTCGCGGCCGGCGACGTCCGGGCCGAGTCGGTCAAGCGGGTGGCCTCCGCGGTCGGCGACGGGGCGATGGCCGTGACCTTGGTGCACCGATACCTGGAGATGCTGTGA